The DNA window CGCCCTCGCGGGCCGAGCGCCGCGCCGCTTCCAGTACGTCGAGTGCCGCGGCCGCCTGCGCGGCGGTGACCGGCGGGGCCGTGCCGGCGCGTACGGCGGTGGCGACGGCCGCGTAGTACGCCGGGTAGTCGCCCGGCAGGGTCGGGACCGGGCTGCCGCCGCCCGTCGCAGGGGACTCGCCCGCGCCGATACGACCCCAGGCTGACTCCGGCTCCTCGCCCCAGTTCCCGTCGGCGGCGGGCCGCTTGCCCTCGCGGAGGGCGTTCTCCTGCGGATCGAGGCCGTACTTCACGTAACCGGCCCGCGAGCCGAGCACGCGGAAACGCGGGCCGAGCTGCGCGGTGGTGGCGCTCGCGTAGAGGTGCGAGCGGACGCCGCTCTCGTGCGTGATCGCGATGAACGTGTCGTCGTCGGCCTCCGCGCCCGGGCGGCGCACATCGGACTCGGCGTACACCCGCACCGCCGGGCCGAAGAGCACGAGCGCCTGGTCGACGACGTGGCTGCCCAAGTCGTACAGCAGCCCGCCGATCTCCGCCGGGTCGCCCGACTCGCGCCAGCCGCCCTTGATCTGCGGGCGCCACCGCTCGAAGCGCGACTCGAAGCGCTGTACGTCGCCGAGCTCGCCGGAGGCGATCAACTGCTGGAGGGTGAGGAAGTCGTTGTCCCAGCGGCGGTTCTGGAAGACGGAGAGCAGGAGACCGCGCTCGTCGGCGAGCGCCGCCAGCTCGCGCGCCTCGGCGGCGGTTCCGGCGACCGGCTTGTCGACGACGACCGGCAGTCCCGCCTTGAGGGCGGTGGTCGCCAGCGGGACGTGGGTCTTGTTCGGGGACGCAATCACGATCAGGTCGAGGTCGTCCGCGCGCGCCCACAGTTCGTCGGCCGAGGCCGCGACGCGCACGCCGGGGTGCTCGGTGCGGGCCTGCTCCTGCCGCTCCGGGTTAGAGGTGACGACCGTATCGAGGGCCAGGCCCTCGGTCGCGGCGATGAGCGGGGCGTGGAAGACGGAGCCCGCGAGGCCGTAGCCCACGAGTCCGACCCGCAGGGGGGCGTGGGTGCCGGGGCTGCCGGTGCCCGGTTCGGTGCCGATGCCAGTGCCAGTCATGCCTCCCACTTAAACAACGCTGTTGCCAAAGTGCAAGCGCAGGGGACAATGGCCCAGTGAACAGGAGTAATACGGGAGCGAACCTGCCGGCGCTGCGCAGCCACAACGCGGCGCTGGTCCTCGACCTGCTGCGTACGGCGGGCGAGACCGGCATCAGCCGCCTCGAACTGGCCGAGCGCACCGCCCTCACCCCGCAGGCCGTCAGCAAGATCACCGCACGGCTGCGGGCGGAGGGCCTGGCGGCGGAGGCGGGCCGCCGTCCGTCGACGGGCGGCAAGCCGCGGACCGTGCTGCGGCTGGTGCCGGACGCCGCCTACGCGGTCGGCCTGCACCTGGACCGCGACGAGCTGACGGCGGTACTGGTCGACCTGGCCGGCACGACGGTCGCCGAGCGCCGGTCGCCGCTGGACCTCGGCGCCGATGCGGAGGTGGTGCTGGAGGCGGCGTGCCGCGAGGTCGCGGCGCTCGTCCTTCCGCCGCCCGGCGTGCCGTCGGCGCGGCGGACACTGCTCGGGGCCGGGGTCGCCATGCCCGGCCCCCTCGATCACGGTCGGGGGGTGCTGCACCGGGTCACCGGGTTTCCGCAGTGGGACGGGTTCGCGCTGCGGGACGTGCTCGGTGAGCGGCTGGGGCTGCCCGTGGTGCTGGACAAGGACACGAACGCCGCCGCCCTCGGGCTCGCGCTGCGCGCCCGGCCCGCCGGCGGTTCCTTCGCGTACCTCCACCTCGGGACGGGGCTCGGTTCCGGACTCGTCCTCGGCGGGGCGCTCTATCGCGGGGCGCGCACCGGGGCCGGTGAGTTCGGGCACCAGACCCTCCAGCTGGACGGGCCGCCCTGTTCCTGCGGGGGCCGCGGCTGCATCGAAGCCCTCTGCCTCGCCGCCGTCGCCCGCGGCGACCTCGCGGAGGCCGCGCGGGTCCTGGGCACCGGCGCCGCCAACCTCGTCGGGCTGCTCGACATCGACCGGGTGCTGCTGGGTGGCCGGGTGGTCGTGGCGCGGGAGGACGTGTTCGTACGAGGTGTGGAGGCCGTACTGGCCGAGCTCGCCCGGCGCGAGGGCGGCGGGCCCGCGGTGCCGGTGGCCGTGGCGGGAGGTGACGGGCGCGCTGTCGCCGACGGGGCGGCGCAGCTCGTCCTGGCACCGGTCTTCGGGCATGCGGACGTCGCGTTCCCGGGTGCGGGGAGCGGGGCGAGTGGGCCGTTGGGGGGATTCACCGGAGTCATATGAACGTACCGGGGCGTGGCGTTCGGGTGTCCCTCGTGCGGGGGTGGCAGGGTCACGGTCGATGACCGGGTGACCCCGACACGCAAAGGCTCCCCATGCGACTGCCCGTGCGACTGCCCGTGCGATTGCCTGCGCGCCTGCCCGTGCGACTGTCTGTGCGACTGCGTGTTGCCCTCGCCCTCGGGGGTACGGCAGCCGCCCTGGTGTCCTCGGCAGCCGTCACCGCGCATGCGGGTGCGGTCGGCACCGCGCATGTCCATGCGGGTGTCGGTGCCCCTGCCCCTGCCCGTACGGGCGCGGGTGCCGTGGAGGAAGGCGCGGGTTACGCCGGTCCTCTGCGCGCCGCTCCTGGCAAGCGGCCCTCCTGCGGTGACCCGGCCTCCTCCGACTTCCCCATCACCACCCGGCTGCGCGGTGGTCCGGACACCTATCGGGCGGGCGGGGCGGCCGGTGAATGGTCGCTGGAGCTGACCAACACGACCGCCGACAGCTGCCGCAACATCCACCCGGTCATCGTCCTGACGGACCGGGCGCGGGAACTCGCTTCGGACCAGGTTGAGTTGGAGTTCGACGACGGTTCTGGACGGTGGATCGACGTACGCTTCCACACCACGGACGAGGACGAGCACATCGGCGTCTTCGACGGCGGATTCCCCGGCTTCACCGTTGCCGCCCACAGCACCGTCACCGTCGAGGTGCGGCTCGCTTTCGCCTCCGGGACCGCACCCGCCCACGCCGTCGTCAACGCCGCCCTCGTGCAGCGCAGGTCCGACGACGGCGAGTGGGTCGGCGAGTCGAACGACTACCGCTTCACCGTCGCGGGCCGCGATCCCGGCCACGACACGGGACATGATCCTGACGACCCCGACCCTCCCGAGGCAGACCCGGACCCGGACCCGGACCCGGACCCGGACCCGGACCCGGACCCCAACCCCAACCCCGACCGCGATCCCGATCCCGACCGGTCGCCGGGCCCCGACCGCGATCCCGGCACCGGTGACGACGACACCCCCGACGGCCGGGAGCACCCACCAGCCCTCGCCATGACGAGCCGCGACCCCGGTCCGCTGCTCGCCCTCGGCACCACCGCCGGCGCGCTGATCCTCGGCGGCGCGGCGCTCATGGCGGGCGCCCGGCGTCACCTGCGCGGGTCGGCGGGGTCGGCAGGGTGCGTGTCGGCAGGGCCGGGAGAGTGCGGGCCGGCAGGGCGCGTGTCCGGCAGAGTACGGACCGGCAGGGCGCGCATCGGAAAGGCGCTTGGCGAAAGGCGCGCGGCGGAAGGCCGTCGAAACCGATGAGCAGCGGTGACTGACCACACCCCCGCCGGGGCCGGACACGGCCGCGTCGTCGTCCCGCTGGTGCGCATGAGGGCTCGCCGCCGTGACGAGGTGCACCGGGCTGCCACGCCGCTGGAGCTGTTGTTCGACCTGTGCTTCGTCGTGGCCGTGGCGCAGGCGGGGGCGCGGCTCGTGCACGCGGTGGCGGAGGGGCATGCCTGGGAGGGGATCACCGGGTACCTGTTCGTCTTCTTCGCCATCTACTGGGCCTGGGTGAACTTCACGTGGTTCGCCTCGGCCTACGACTGCGACGACATCCCGTACCGGATCGCCACGCTGGTGCAGATGTCCGGCGTACTCGTTCTGGCCGCCGGAGTCCCGCGCGCCTTCGACCACGCCGACTACGGCGTCGCGGTCCTCGGCTACCTGATCATGCGCGTGGCCCTCACTCTCCAGTGGCTGCGGGCCGCACACGGCGAGACGGGAGCCGCGCGGGTGGCCGCGCTGCGCTTCGCCGCCGGGCTCGTGGTGGTGCAGGTGGGCTGGGTGGTGCTGCTGTGGCTGCCGGACGCCGCGTGGACGTGGGGTTTCCTGGTGCTGGCCGCCGCCGAGCTCGCGGTGCCGGTGTTCGCCGAGAGCCGCCACGAGACCAACTGGCATCCGCACCACATCGCCGAACGCTACGGCCTGTTCACCATCATCGTGCTCGGCGAGACCATCGCCGCCGCCACCGTCGCCGTGCAGACGGCCCTGGACGAGTCAGCGGCGCTGGACGAACTGCTGCCGATCGCCGCCGGCGGACTGGTCATCGTCTTCGCCGCCTTCTGGATCTACTTCGCCGTACCGGCGCACGAGTATCTCCGTTCCAACCGGCAGGGGTTCTTCTGGGGCTACGGGCACTACCTGATCTTCGGCTCCGCCGCCGCGATCGGTGCCGGCATCGAAGTCGCGGTCGAACAGGCGACGCATCACGCCCACATCTCCACGCTCGCGGCCTCGACGGCCGTCACCGTGCCCACAGCCCTGTTCATGTTCACGGTGTGGCTGGTGCACGCCCGCCACTTCAAGCGAGGGACCGCACAGCACCTGGTCCTCCTGGTGTCCGGCCTGCTCGCCGGCTTCGCCGGGCACTGGGCCGTGCCGCTGGCCGGGCTGATCGCGGCCTGCACGGTCGCCGTGGGTGTGTACCTCTCCGTCCGGGCGCCGGGGTGAGCCGGACCGGGCGCGGCCGGAGCGCACGCTGCTCCGTGGGTGTTCAACATCGTCTGGGAACATCCAGTGCGTGGACTACCCGAAGGACTACCCGTACGCGCACGACCAGGAGCCCGGGGCGCCGATCCGCTCCGGGGTTCCGGAGCACGGCCGCGTTCCCAAGTACTACGCCGTAAAGGCTCATATCGCCGCTCTGATCGGTGAGTTGGGTGAGGGAGGTCTGCTGCCGACCGAGCGGGATCTTGCCGTACGGTACGAAGTCTCGCGCGAGACCGTGCGGCAGGCGCTGCGCGAGCTGCTTCTGGAGGGCCGCCTCCGCCGGCAGGGGCGGGGCACGGTGGTCGCGGGCCCGAAGCTGGAACAGCCACTGGCCCTGGCCAGCTACACCGAAGGCGTACGCCGTCAGAACCGCCGGCCCGGGCGCCGTCTCATCGGGCTCGACCGCTTCCCCTGCCCGGCGGCGCTGGCGTCGGACGTGGGGGTGGAGGCGGGGGCTCCGGTCTGGCACCTGGAGCGGGTGCTGCTGGCGGACGACGAGCGGGTGGGGCTGGAGAGTACGTACGTCGCCGTGGCCCGTGTCCCGCGCCTGGACGCCGACTTCGAGCCGGACTCGTCCTTCTACTCGTACCTCCATGAGCGCGTCGGGGTGTCGTTCGGCGAGGCCGACGAGCGGATCGAGACGGTCCTGGCGACTCCGCGCGAGGCGCTCCTCATCGGTACGCCGCCGGCGCTTCCCATGCTGCTCATCCATCGGCTGTCGCGCGACGTGGAGGGCCGGCCGCTGGAGCGGGTCCGGACGCTTTTCCGGGGGGACCGGTTCAGCTTCACCGTGCGGTTGGGTGGGGGCGGGCGGTAGGGGCCTGGGGCGCTGCCCCGGACCCGCTCCTCAAGCGCCGGAGGGGCTGAGGCAGCCGGGGGTGGCCTGCGGGGCTCCGCCCCGGACCCCGCTCCTCGAACGCCGGAGGGGCTGGTTGGTGCCGGGTGGGGAGGGATGGCCACCCGGTGGGCCGGATGGGTCCCGTTGGGACGGATGGGGCCCCGGTGGGCTCGGGATGGTGTCGGCCGGGGGCCTCCCTCCGCGCGGCGGTGCCGCGCTGCCCCGCTGGGGCGGGTGGCGGAGAACTCGCCCGCAGCCGCACCCCTCAGGACTGGCCAATGCCACACCCCTACCCGCACCGGCAGCCGCACCCGCAGCCGATCGGCTCTGCTGACCCACTCCCGCCCTCCTCCGTCGTTCGCGCCACCCGGTAACAGAAACATAACGGGTCTAGTCCATCCTTGGGGGGCTGTTCACCGTGTCGTTGCCGCCCGGATCGATCCGGGCCACCCGCCCCGAGGAGCGTGACCGCCGTGAGAGTCATAGTCGTAGGAGCCGGCGTCGTGGGAACCATGCACGCCTGGCACGCAGTGGAACGCGGCCACGAGGTCGTCCAGATCGAGCGCGAGACCGAGGCGCGCGGGGCCAGCCTCCGTAACTTCGGTCAGATATGGGTGAGCGGGCGCGCCGGTGGTGAGGAGCTGGAGACGGCCCTGCGCGCCCGCGAACTCTGGGAGGGCATCGGGGCTCGCGTCCCCGAGCTGGGCTTCCGGGCCATCGGCTCACTGACGCCCGTACGCAACCACCTGGAGCTCGCCGTCGCCGAGGCCGCCCTGACCCGGCCCGACGCATCCGCCCGTGGCTACAAGCTGCTGACGGCCGACGAGGCGCGCGCGGTGAACCCCGCCCTGCGCGGCACGTTCGAAGCCGCCCTGTGGTGTGAGCGTGACGCCGCCGTCGAACCGCGTACCGCCCAACTCTTCCTCAAGAAGGCCCTGTTGTCCTCGGGGCGGTACACCTTCCTGGGCGGCCGCGAAGTCCGGGAGGTCGTGGGGCACAACGCCGTCCGCGACGACCACGGCGACCTGCACACCGGCGACGCGGTCGTCCTCTGTACGGGCGCCTGGCTCGGCGGGCTCGTCAAGGAACTCGTCCCCGACCTGCCCGTACGCCGCGTCCGGCTCCAGATGATGCAGACCGAGCCGCTGGGTGAGGCCCTCACCACCTCCGTCGCCGACGCCGACAGCTTCCGCTACTACCCCGCGTACGCGAGCGCCGCCCTCGACGCCCTCAACGCCGGGCAGGCCCAGGAACCGGCCGCCGCCGCGCACAGGATGCAACTGCTCATGGTCCAGCGCCGCGACGGCGGACTGACCATCGGTGACACCCACGAGTACGAGCACCCCTTCGCCTTCGATGTCGTCGAGGAGCCGTACGAGCACGTCACCCGGGTCGCCGAGTCCTTCCTCGGCCGCCCGCTGCCCAGGATCCGGCACCGCTGGGCGGGCGTTTACGCGCAGTGCACCGACACGAGCCGCGTCGTACACCGGCAGCAGGTGCGCGACGGCGTGTGGCTGGTGACCGGTCCCGGCGGGCGCGGCATGACCTGCTCACCCGCGATCGCCGAATCCACCGCGAACGAACTGGGCTGGTGAACGACATGGATCACACGAATCGCATGAACCCCATAAATCCCACCAACCCCACGAACCTCACAGACCCTACGAACGACAGCTTCTCCACCAAGCTGGTCGTCCTCGACATGGCCGGCACCACCGTCGCCGACGGCGGACTCGTCGAGCGGGCCTTCTCCGCCGCCGCCGAACGCCTGGGCGTCGAACCGGGATCGGCGGATCACGCCGCGAAGCTGGACTACGTACGCGCCACCATGGGCGAGTCCAAGATCTCCGTCTTCCGGCACCTCTTCGGGGACGAGGCCAAGGCCCGGCAGGCCAACGCCGCGTTCGAGGAGGCGTACGGCGGCCTGGTCGACGCCGGGCACATCGCGCCCGTACCCGGCGCCCGCGCGACCATCGAGCAGCTGCGCTCCGACGGCCGGCGCGTCGTCCTGACCACCGGCTTCGCCCGCGTCACCCAGGATGCGATCCTCGACGCGCTCGGCTGGCAGGGGCTCGTCGAACTGACCCTCTGCCCGGCCGACGCGGGGGGCCGCGGCCGCCCGTACCCGGACATGGTGCTCGCCGCGCTGCTGCGTACGGGCGCCGCCGACGGCGTGCGGGAGATCGCGGTCGCCGGTGACACGTCGTACGACATGCTCAGCGGCGTCCGCTCCGGTGCGGGCGTCGTCGCGGGTGTCCTGACCGGCGCGCACGACCGGGAGCAACTGCTCGCGCACGGCGCCACCCACGTCATCGGCTCCGTCGCGGAGCTGCCCGGTCTGCTGGCCGGTCCGCCGGCCCGGGAGGGGCGATGACCAGCGGCATTCGCTTCGACAACGTCTCGGTGGCGTACGGCGGCACCACGGTCCTGGACTCGCTCGACCTGACCGTCGAACCGGGCGAGGTCATGGCCCTGCTCGGGCCGTCGGGGTCCGGCAAGACCACCGCCCTGCGTGCCGTCGCCGGGTTCGTACGGCCGGTTTCCGGGCGGGTTCTCATCGGGGAACGCGATGTCACCGCCCTGCCGCCGCACCGGCGCGGCATCGGCATGGTCGTCCAGCAGTACGCGCTCTTCCCGCACCTGCGCGTCGAGGAAAACGTCGCCTTCGGGCTCAAGGCGCAGAAGGTGAACAAGGGTGAGATCCCCGCCCGGGTCGCCGAGGCGCTGGAGATGACGGGCATGGGGTCGTACGCCAGGCGTTATCCGCGCGAGCTGTCCGGCGGCCAGCAGCAGCGTGTCGCCATAGCCCGGGCGCTCGCGATCCGGCCCGGCGTGCTGCTCCTCGACGAGCCGCTGTCGGCGCTCGACGCGCAGCTCAGGTCCGGAATGCTCGCCGAACTGGCCCGGCTGCACCGTGAGCTGCCCGAAGTGTCGATCCTCTACGTCACCCACGACCAGGTCGAGGCGCTGACGCTCGCGGACCGTATCGCGGTCATGGACAGGGCACGGCTCCAGGACTGCGGTACGCCGCAGCAGCTGTACCGCAGGCCGACGACGGAGTTCACCGCGTCGTTCGTGGGCAACGCGAACCTTCTCCCGGTCACCGTCCTCGGTACGGGCGGCGCTGGTGTCTCCTTCGCCGGTACGCCGCTGAACGTCGCCACCGGCGGTGCGTGCGGCGGGGCGACCGCCACCCTGTGCGTACGCCCGCATCTCGTCGGGCTCGGCGAGGGGCCGAACGCACTGCGGGGCACGATCGCGGAGATCCAGTGGCGTGGCGCCACGCACCGGCTGTACGTCGACGTGGGCGGCCACCGCCTCAAGGCGGACCCCCGCGAGCTGCGCACGACTCCGGCGCTGGGCGAGGAGGTCACGGTGCACTTCGCGTCCGAGGACGCGGTGCTGCTGGGGGCGGGGGTGACCTCCGATGACTGACACGGGCACGGAAACGGGCACAGACGTGCACACGGGCACGGGCACGGGCACGGGCCCCGAATCGGGCTCCGACACAGGCACAAACAAGCACACAGGCACAAACAAGCACACGGGCACGGACACCGACCCGGCGCGCACTGTCACCGAAGCCGCCTCCCGCCCCACCCCGCAGGCCGCCGCGCTGCCCAACCGCCCCGCTCCTCGCGGGCTCTGGGCGCTTCCGCCCGTCGCCGTGCTCGCGTTCTTC is part of the Streptomyces agglomeratus genome and encodes:
- a CDS encoding Gfo/Idh/MocA family oxidoreductase, which produces MTGTGIGTEPGTGSPGTHAPLRVGLVGYGLAGSVFHAPLIAATEGLALDTVVTSNPERQEQARTEHPGVRVAASADELWARADDLDLIVIASPNKTHVPLATTALKAGLPVVVDKPVAGTAAEARELAALADERGLLLSVFQNRRWDNDFLTLQQLIASGELGDVQRFESRFERWRPQIKGGWRESGDPAEIGGLLYDLGSHVVDQALVLFGPAVRVYAESDVRRPGAEADDDTFIAITHESGVRSHLYASATTAQLGPRFRVLGSRAGYVKYGLDPQENALREGKRPAADGNWGEEPESAWGRIGAGESPATGGGSPVPTLPGDYPAYYAAVATAVRAGTAPPVTAAQAAAALDVLEAARRSAREGVTVEVQR
- a CDS encoding ROK family transcriptional regulator yields the protein MNRSNTGANLPALRSHNAALVLDLLRTAGETGISRLELAERTALTPQAVSKITARLRAEGLAAEAGRRPSTGGKPRTVLRLVPDAAYAVGLHLDRDELTAVLVDLAGTTVAERRSPLDLGADAEVVLEAACREVAALVLPPPGVPSARRTLLGAGVAMPGPLDHGRGVLHRVTGFPQWDGFALRDVLGERLGLPVVLDKDTNAAALGLALRARPAGGSFAYLHLGTGLGSGLVLGGALYRGARTGAGEFGHQTLQLDGPPCSCGGRGCIEALCLAAVARGDLAEAARVLGTGAANLVGLLDIDRVLLGGRVVVAREDVFVRGVEAVLAELARREGGGPAVPVAVAGGDGRAVADGAAQLVLAPVFGHADVAFPGAGSGASGPLGGFTGVI
- a CDS encoding peptidase, which translates into the protein MRLRVALALGGTAAALVSSAAVTAHAGAVGTAHVHAGVGAPAPARTGAGAVEEGAGYAGPLRAAPGKRPSCGDPASSDFPITTRLRGGPDTYRAGGAAGEWSLELTNTTADSCRNIHPVIVLTDRARELASDQVELEFDDGSGRWIDVRFHTTDEDEHIGVFDGGFPGFTVAAHSTVTVEVRLAFASGTAPAHAVVNAALVQRRSDDGEWVGESNDYRFTVAGRDPGHDTGHDPDDPDPPEADPDPDPDPDPDPDPDPNPNPDRDPDPDRSPGPDRDPGTGDDDTPDGREHPPALAMTSRDPGPLLALGTTAGALILGGAALMAGARRHLRGSAGSAGCVSAGPGECGPAGRVSGRVRTGRARIGKALGERRAAEGRRNR
- a CDS encoding low temperature requirement protein A; translation: MRARRRDEVHRAATPLELLFDLCFVVAVAQAGARLVHAVAEGHAWEGITGYLFVFFAIYWAWVNFTWFASAYDCDDIPYRIATLVQMSGVLVLAAGVPRAFDHADYGVAVLGYLIMRVALTLQWLRAAHGETGAARVAALRFAAGLVVVQVGWVVLLWLPDAAWTWGFLVLAAAELAVPVFAESRHETNWHPHHIAERYGLFTIIVLGETIAAATVAVQTALDESAALDELLPIAAGGLVIVFAAFWIYFAVPAHEYLRSNRQGFFWGYGHYLIFGSAAAIGAGIEVAVEQATHHAHISTLAASTAVTVPTALFMFTVWLVHARHFKRGTAQHLVLLVSGLLAGFAGHWAVPLAGLIAACTVAVGVYLSVRAPG
- a CDS encoding GntR family transcriptional regulator — protein: MDYPKDYPYAHDQEPGAPIRSGVPEHGRVPKYYAVKAHIAALIGELGEGGLLPTERDLAVRYEVSRETVRQALRELLLEGRLRRQGRGTVVAGPKLEQPLALASYTEGVRRQNRRPGRRLIGLDRFPCPAALASDVGVEAGAPVWHLERVLLADDERVGLESTYVAVARVPRLDADFEPDSSFYSYLHERVGVSFGEADERIETVLATPREALLIGTPPALPMLLIHRLSRDVEGRPLERVRTLFRGDRFSFTVRLGGGGR
- a CDS encoding TIGR03364 family FAD-dependent oxidoreductase — protein: MRVIVVGAGVVGTMHAWHAVERGHEVVQIERETEARGASLRNFGQIWVSGRAGGEELETALRARELWEGIGARVPELGFRAIGSLTPVRNHLELAVAEAALTRPDASARGYKLLTADEARAVNPALRGTFEAALWCERDAAVEPRTAQLFLKKALLSSGRYTFLGGREVREVVGHNAVRDDHGDLHTGDAVVLCTGAWLGGLVKELVPDLPVRRVRLQMMQTEPLGEALTTSVADADSFRYYPAYASAALDALNAGQAQEPAAAAHRMQLLMVQRRDGGLTIGDTHEYEHPFAFDVVEEPYEHVTRVAESFLGRPLPRIRHRWAGVYAQCTDTSRVVHRQQVRDGVWLVTGPGGRGMTCSPAIAESTANELGW
- a CDS encoding phosphonatase-like hydrolase yields the protein MNPINPTNPTNLTDPTNDSFSTKLVVLDMAGTTVADGGLVERAFSAAAERLGVEPGSADHAAKLDYVRATMGESKISVFRHLFGDEAKARQANAAFEEAYGGLVDAGHIAPVPGARATIEQLRSDGRRVVLTTGFARVTQDAILDALGWQGLVELTLCPADAGGRGRPYPDMVLAALLRTGAADGVREIAVAGDTSYDMLSGVRSGAGVVAGVLTGAHDREQLLAHGATHVIGSVAELPGLLAGPPAREGR
- a CDS encoding ABC transporter ATP-binding protein is translated as MTSGIRFDNVSVAYGGTTVLDSLDLTVEPGEVMALLGPSGSGKTTALRAVAGFVRPVSGRVLIGERDVTALPPHRRGIGMVVQQYALFPHLRVEENVAFGLKAQKVNKGEIPARVAEALEMTGMGSYARRYPRELSGGQQQRVAIARALAIRPGVLLLDEPLSALDAQLRSGMLAELARLHRELPEVSILYVTHDQVEALTLADRIAVMDRARLQDCGTPQQLYRRPTTEFTASFVGNANLLPVTVLGTGGAGVSFAGTPLNVATGGACGGATATLCVRPHLVGLGEGPNALRGTIAEIQWRGATHRLYVDVGGHRLKADPRELRTTPALGEEVTVHFASEDAVLLGAGVTSDD